The genomic interval GCGCTGCGGGCGTTCCTTGGCCGTGTCTGGTACCACGATGGGGCCGCGCTGTGCCGGCTCCTCCAGTCTTTGCACGAGAATCTTGTCGCCTATGGGTTGGATCTTCATCAGGCTTCCTCCACTTGGGGCTTCTGCCGCCCCGC from Calditrichota bacterium carries:
- a CDS encoding co-chaperone GroES, which translates into the protein MKIQPIGDKILVQRLEEPAQRGPIVVPDTAKERPQR